A stretch of DNA from Lycium ferocissimum isolate CSIRO_LF1 chromosome 4, AGI_CSIRO_Lferr_CH_V1, whole genome shotgun sequence:
aaaaaaaaattctcttcaCTTTTTTCAGATCTTTCTCCGGCGTTTTACATCTCCAATTCTCCATTTACCCGTCTCTCTCCTCCATTTTACTCTTCTAGAGCTTTTCCTTATTGCTTATCAATAACAAGAGGAGATggaactaaaaaagaaaaaaagggtatcatttttattttggaaGCTTCTGTGGAAGTCTAATCTTTGTTGTTCTAGAAGGTTCTGAGGATACTTATGGTGCAGGTTCAGATGCAGCATCGGAGTTCAGTGGCGCCAGTAAATGGTGTGGCAGCAGCCACAGCTACTGGTGGCGCCACCTCCACAGCTGCTCCTGGTGGTGTTCAGAACCAGTTCAAGCCAATGTCTCTGTACGTAGGGGACTTAGACTTCAATGTGACTGATACACAGCTGTACGAGCTGTTTAACCAAGCGGGTCAGGTTGTTTCGGTTAGGATTTGTAGGGACCTTTGCACTCGGAGATCCCTTGGTTATGGCTTCGTCAACTACAGCAACCCTCAGGATGCTGCAAAGGCAATGGAGATGTTGGACTACACTCCTGTTAACGGAAAGTCCATTAGGGTGAAGCACTCTTACAGTGATCCCAATTTTCCTAAGAGTCGAACAGCAAATTTATTTGTCAGGAATTTGGACAGGTCAATTGACAGCAAAGCTTTACATGACACCTTTTCAAGCTTTGGTGACATTCTTTCTTGCAAGGTAGTTACTGACTCTAATGGCCAGTCAAAGTGCTATGGTTTTGTACAATTTGACAACGATGAATCTGCTCAAAGTGCCATAGATAAGTTAAATGGTGCACTCATCAATGATAGGCAAGTGTATGTTTCACATGCCCTTCGCAAAGAGAAGAGTGGCAGAGCACAAGCTGGGTAAGGTCAATGGGGTGGTGAACGTCCTCCAGAGTGCAAGCAACAGTAGTTTGTGGTTGCACACTAGGCCAAAAGTTATGGGGAAGCACCAATATAATCTTGGAGCccttggtttataaatttaccTTTGCCTCATTTTTGTATGCTCAGTTTTCCTCTCCGTTTATTCCTTCTCCTATTATCCTCTTTAGTCTTTACTTGTTGTTAGTGATTTTGTAATCTCAAGGCTCAAGGGGGTTTTTGGTTGCCTGTGGTTCGCTTTTTGTTATCATGATATGTTTGGCCTTCTTCCGCGTCTCTTACTAATCACCCTCCTTTCTGCTGTCCTATGTAGTTTGTTTACAGCTATGATCTTTATCGTG
This window harbors:
- the LOC132052204 gene encoding polyadenylate-binding protein 2-like; protein product: MISRHVKGRDYIEEDYGDMYMECNISRHVKGHDNIEEDDDDDVDDDDDEEDDNDYDSADDEEDEYACDYDGVEEEEEEEEKPEKKVQMQHRSSVAPVNGVAAATATGGATSTAAPGGVQNQFKPMSLYVGDLDFNVTDTQLYELFNQAGQVVSVRICRDLCTRRSLGYGFVNYSNPQDAAKAMEMLDYTPVNGKSIRVKHSYSDPNFPKSRTANLFVRNLDRSIDSKALHDTFSSFGDILSCKVVTDSNGQSKCYGFVQFDNDESAQSAIDKLNGALINDRQVYVSHALRKEKSGRAQAG